Genomic DNA from Alicyclobacillus fastidiosus:
TGATTCGCCATGGTATCGAAGAACTCCCAAAAGACAAAGCGGTGAGCGCTGAGTATCTTGAGAAGCTCATCAACGGTGCAATGAACAAATACCAGATGCAGATCATCCGCGCTTACCTTAAATCATCCGCAGCTAACAACCTCGACGCTCACACAAGAACCGATCTATGGATGGCCTGTGCGCAACGGATGCACTATCTCACAACGCTATTCGATTTCATGAATTGAGGCGATTGTATGGCGGTAATGACGCCGAAAGAACGTTCAGATAGGGCTCATGTTGTCACACAAGGGATAGCAGGAATCGTTGTTTGCATGGGTGCGCGAGCACTCGTCATGGGTGGGACTAAAACGGTATTCACATCAGCTTTGCTTGGTGTTGGTACAGCTCTAGCCGGCGCTCCTCTCGTTCCCATCTGCTTTGGTATCGGCGCCGCAGTGATATGGGTGAACTGGCAGAAGGACCGTGTTGCGAAGGAGTACAAAGTCACTGAAGCGGATGTCCAAGGATGGAGAGTATTGCTCGGCGTCACGACGTGGGGCAGGAAGGTTTACCACGATTTCGATGCAATCCCTCACACAAAAATCGGAGGTGTAACCGGTAGTGGTAAAACAAAAGCAATCGAGCTTATCTTGGGTCAGGTCATACGTGAGAAGACTGCGCATGAAGTCGAAATTCACATTATTGATATGAAGGGTGGAGCGTCCTTCAGCCACTTTCGTGACCTTCCACAAGTTGCTGGCCGCGTATATGCCGGCGTCGAGGAAGCGCTCAAAGCGTTAAAGGAAATCCATGAGGATATGAATGCTAGGTTAGCGGTTGTACGAGAAGAGCGTGCACGTTTCAAGCCGATCACAAAGTTTAAACGCATCCTCCTTGTTGTTGATGAAGGAGGTGAATTATCACCAGCGTACGCGCACAACGATGAGGATGAAGCTCTTCGTAAGTCGTGTCTTGCACACTTAAAAGCAATCGCAAGTATCGGTCGTGAACCGCGTGTGAGCATCGTCTACGGTACCCAAAGGCCCTCGAATGAAACGCTGCCAACGAGCATTCGGGGCCAGATGGATGCAACCATGGCGTACCGCACGCAGGATGAATTAGATTCAAACATTCTGCTCCGTAATGAGTATGCTGCACACCTTAAAAACATCAAAGGAAGGATGATTTATCAGACGCCTGACGGAGAACGTGAAGTGCAAACAGGGTATATTCCGGACGACGTTCTACAGGAGTGGATAGAGGAACAGTCATTACCCGAGGGGTTCTGGAATGTACCTCCCGGGGATGTGCGGATCAGCGATGAGGATGAGAATGTAACGGCGCGAAATGACGGCGATGGTGCCGTTGTAAAACAAATTGATGTTCCGCGTGATTTGGAGTGGTAGACAAGTGCCTACTTTTTTTTCTAAAGAGTTATCTGATCGGCTGTATCGTTTCTCTGTGTCATTGGCGGCGGCTGGGCGATTGTTCACCGCGGACCAGTTGGCGAGGCATCCTGATCTATCTAATCGAAAGGAGC
This window encodes:
- a CDS encoding FtsK/SpoIIIE domain-containing protein, with translation MAVMTPKERSDRAHVVTQGIAGIVVCMGARALVMGGTKTVFTSALLGVGTALAGAPLVPICFGIGAAVIWVNWQKDRVAKEYKVTEADVQGWRVLLGVTTWGRKVYHDFDAIPHTKIGGVTGSGKTKAIELILGQVIREKTAHEVEIHIIDMKGGASFSHFRDLPQVAGRVYAGVEEALKALKEIHEDMNARLAVVREERARFKPITKFKRILLVVDEGGELSPAYAHNDEDEALRKSCLAHLKAIASIGREPRVSIVYGTQRPSNETLPTSIRGQMDATMAYRTQDELDSNILLRNEYAAHLKNIKGRMIYQTPDGEREVQTGYIPDDVLQEWIEEQSLPEGFWNVPPGDVRISDEDENVTARNDGDGAVVKQIDVPRDLEW